The proteins below come from a single Aegilops tauschii subsp. strangulata cultivar AL8/78 chromosome 6, Aet v6.0, whole genome shotgun sequence genomic window:
- the LOC109738929 gene encoding fimbrin-4-like, whose amino-acid sequence MSSVGVLVSDPWLQNQFTQVQLRTLRTKFTSAKRSDAEQVTIKDLPPVMEKLRGIQEVLTEEEITNFLSESYPDMDQSIEFEPFLREYLNLQAKGASKSGGKKKLKGSVSFLKASTTTLLHVINESEKTSYVNHINKFLGEDPFLKNFLPLNPASNDIFNLIGDGVLLCKLINVAVPGTIDERAINTKKEPNPWERNENHTLCLNSAKAIGCTVVNIGTQDLIEARPHLVLGLLSQIIKIQLLADLNLRNTPQLLELVAGDNSKEAEELVTLAPDKMLLKWMNFHIKKAGYKKTVTNFSTDVKDGEAYAYLLSALAPEHSSTTMIETTDPKERAKKVLETAEKLDCTRYVTSKDINEGSANLNLAFVAQIFQQRNGLSSNKVAPVVQDTPDDVEASREGRAFRLWINSLGIATYVNNLFEDVRTGWVLLEVLDKISPGSVIWKQASKPPIIMPFRKVENCNQVIRIGKELNFSLVNVAGNDIVQGNKKLTLAFLWQLMRTSILQLLKNLRSHSKDKEITDADILIWANNKVKESGKTSHIENFKDKSLSDGMFFLDLLSAVQSRVVDWNMVKKGEDDDEKKMNATYIITVARKLGCTVFWLPEDIMEVNPKMILTLTASIMYWSLQKHGPYEGPGPTGSAASQEALPEEEEEEVVEVEEEEEEELEAEAEAEAEAEAEAEADAEAEAEAEAEAEKGGEESLEDGA is encoded by the exons ATGTCTAGCGTTGGTGTTCTTGTCTCTGATCCATGGCTCCAGAACCAGTTCACCCAAGTGCAGCTCCGAACGCTCCGAACAAAA TTCACTTCCGCAAAGAGATCGGATGCCGAGCAGGTAACTATAAAAGATTTGCCGCCGGTAATGGAGAAGCTTAGGGGCATTCAAGAGGTTCTGACTGAGGAGGAGATCACAAATTTTTTGAGCGAGTCTTACCCCGATATGGACCAGTCAATCGAATTTGAGCCATTCCTTAGG GAGTACTTAAATCTTCAAGCAAAGGGAGCCAGCAAATCAGGAGGCAAAAAGAAATTGAAGGGATCAGTGTCATTTTTGAAGGCGTCCACCACTACTCTCTTGCACGTCATTAATGAATCTGAAAAAACTTCTTATGTCAATCATATCAATAAATTTCTCGGGGAGGACCCTTTCCTGAAGAATTTCTTGCCATTGAATCCAGCATCAAACGATATATTTAATCTTATTGGGGATGGTGTTCTACTTTG CAAGTTGATCAATGTTGCTGTTCCCGGCACAATAGACGAGAGAGCAATCAATACAAAGAAGGAACCGAATCCATGGGAGAGGAATGAGAACCACACTCTTTGTCTCAACTCTGCCAAGGCCATTGGTTGTACTGTTGTTAACATTGGGACACAGGATCTGATTGAAGCTAGA CCTCATCTAGTTCTTGGTTTGCTATCCCAAATCATAAAG ATACAACTCTTAGCAGATTTGAATCTGAGGAATACACCTCAGTTGTTGGAGTTGGTGGCTGGTGATAACAGCAAG GAAGCAGAGGAGCTTGTCACCTTAGCACCAGACAAGATGTTGCTCAAATGGATGAACTTTCATATCAAGAAAGCAGGGTACAAAAAAACTGTAACAAATTTCTCTACTGATGTTAAG GATGGTGAAGCGTATGCTTACCTTCTCAGCGCCCTTGCTCCCGAGCATAGCTCAACGACCATGATAGAAACTACAGATCCTAAAGAAAGGGCAAAGAAAGTACTTGAAACCGCCGAAAAGCTTGATTGTACAAGATATGTAACATCTAAAGATATTAATGAGGGTTCAGCAAATCTCAACTTGGCATTTGTCGCACAAATATTCCAGCAAAG AAATGGTCTATCATCGAACAAGGTGGCTCCTGTCGTCCAAGATACCCCTGATGATGTTGAAGCATCGAGGGAAGGGAGAGCATTTCGCTTGTGGATCAACAGTCTTGGAATTGCAACTTACGTGAACAATTTATTTGAGGATGTTAGGACTGG ATGGGTTCTTCTAGAAGTGCTTGACAAAATTTCTCCAGGATCAGTTATCTGGAAACAAGCATCGAAACCTCCAATTATCATGCCGTTTAGGAAGGTTGAGAACTGCAATCAGGTTATCAGAATTGGGAAGGAGTTAAATTTTTCGCTTGTGAATGtagcaggaaatgacattgttcAAGGAAACAAGAAGCTAACCCTTG CTTTCCTGTGGCAACTCATGAGGACCAGCATCCTACAGCTGCTAAAGAACTTGAGATCCCACTCTAAAGACAAAGAAATTACAGATGCTGACATTCTGATCTGGGCGAATAATAAGGTCAAGGAATCAGGAAAAACATCTCACATCGAAAACTTCAAG GATAAGAGCTTATCAGACGGGATGTTCTTCCTGGATCTTCTAAGCGCTGTGCAAAGTAGAGTTGTTGACTGGAATATGGTGAAGAAGGGGGAGGATG ATGATGAGAAGAAGATGAATGCAACATACATCATAACTGTTGCTAGGAAACTTGGGTGCACCGTGTTCTGGTTGCCAGAGGACATAATGGAG GTAAATCCCAAGATGATCCTCACTCTTACTGCAAGCATCATGTACTGGAGTCTGCAGAAGCATGGACCTTACGAAGGCCCCGGGCCAACAGGATCCGCAGCGTCACAAGAAGCTCTCccagaagaggaggaggaggaggtggtggaggtggaggaggaggaagaagaagaattaGAAGCAGAAGCAGAGGCAGAGGCGGAAGCAGAAGCAGAGGCAGAGGCAGATGCAGAAGCAGAAGCAGAGGCAGAAGCAGAAGCAGAaaaaggaggagaagaaagccttGAAGATGGTGCCTAA